Proteins found in one Phoenix dactylifera cultivar Barhee BC4 unplaced genomic scaffold, palm_55x_up_171113_PBpolish2nd_filt_p 000388F, whole genome shotgun sequence genomic segment:
- the LOC103700886 gene encoding auxin transporter-like protein 2, translating into MGSTSNGNEDKVVETVMVGRYIEMEQEGDFRTVKSRLSSLLWHGGSAYDAWFSCASNQVAQVLLTLPYSFSQLGMMSGILFQLFYGLMGSWTAYLISILYVEYRTRKEREKVDFRNHVIQWFEVLDGMLGKHWRNVGLAFNCTFLLFGSVIQLIACASNIYYINDKLDKRTWTYIFGVCCATTVFIPSFHNYRIWSFLGLLMTTYTAWYLTIASLLHGQVEGVKHSGPTKLVLYFTGATNILYTFGGHAVTVEIMHAMWKPQKFKAIYLLATLYVMTLTLPSAASVYWAFGDLLLDHSNALALLPRTGWRDAAVVLMLVHQFITFGFACTPLYFVWEKLVGLHDCRSLCKRAAARLPVVVPIWFLAIIFPFFGPINSTVGSLLVSFTVYVIPSLAHMLTFRSAAARENAVEPPPRFVGRWIGTYTINSFVVGWVLVVGFGFGGWASMANFIHQIDTFGLFTKCYQCPQLPPPPPPPYGLPLPTSTQAPSTAPFPTNVHNHTIPTISSSMSPSPSPSPSYIVHHHLGP; encoded by the exons ATGGGGTCGACCTCGAACGGGAACGAGGACAAGGTGGTGGAGACGGTGATGGTAGGGAGGTACATAGAGATGGAGCAGGAAGGGGACTTCAGGACCGTCAAATCAAGGCTCTCCAGCCTCCTCTGGCATGGCGGCTCAGCCTATGACGCTTGGTTCAGTTGCGCTTCCAACCAG GTGGCCCAGGTGCTACTTACACTCCCGTACTCTTTCTCACAGCTGGGAATGATGAGTGGTATCCTGTTCCAACTGTTTTATGGTCTCATGGGTAGCTGGACGGCTTACCTCATCAGCATTCTCTATGTGGAGTATAGGACtcggaaggagagggagaaggtggaCTTCAGGAACCATGTCATCCAG TGGTTCGAGGTGCTAGATGGGATGCTAGGGAAGCACTGGAGGAACGTGGGATTGGCCTTCAACTGCACTTTTCTTCTCTTTGGATCCGTCATTCAGCTCATTGCTTGTGCTAG CAACATATACTACATCAATGACAAGCTGGACAAGAGGACATGGACCTATATTTTTGGGGTTTGCTGTGCCACCACAGTGTTCATCCCATCCTTCCACAACTATAGGATATGGTCCTTCTTGGGCCTCCTAATGACAACCTACACTGCTTGGTATCTCACCATTGCTTCCCTTCTTCATGGCCAG GTGGAGGGAGTGAAGCATTCGGGACCAACGAAGCTGGTTCTCTACTTTACAGGCGCCACAAACATTCTCTACACATTCGGTGGGCACGCTGTTACAGT GGAGATCATGCATGCGATGTGGAAGCCTCAAAAGTTCAAGGCGATCTACTTGCTAGCGACGTTGTACGTGATGACGCTGACTTTGCCGTCGGCGGCGAGCGTCTACTGGGCGTTCGGCGACCTACTACTCGACCACTCGAACGCTTTAGCTCTGCTGCCGCGGACGGGGTGGAGAGATGCGGCGGTGGTGCTGATGCTGGTGCACCAGTTCATCACGTTCGGGTTCGCGTGCACGCCGCTCTACTTCGTGTGGGAGAAGCTGGTGGGGCTCCACGACTGCCGGAGTTTGTGCAAGCGGGCGGCGGCGCGGCTCCCCGTGGTGGTGCCCATCTGGTTCCTCGCCATCATCTTCCCCTTCTTCGGGCCCATCAACTCCACCGTCGGCTCCCTCCTCGTCAGCTTCACCGTCTACGTCATTCCCTCCCTCGCCCACATGCTTACCTTCCGCTCCGCCGCCGCCCGGGAG AACGCGGTGGAGCCACCGCCGAGGTTCGTCGGGAGGTGGATTGGCACGTACACAATCAACTCATTTGTGGTGGGTTGGGTGCTGGTGGTGGGATTCGGGTTCGGGGGTTGGGCTAGCATGGCCAACTTCATCCACCAGATTGACACTTTTGGTCTCTTCACCAAATGCTACCAATGTCCCCAactcccaccaccaccaccaccaccatatgGTCTTCCGCTTCCTACCAGCACTCAGGCTCCTTCCACTGCTCCATTCCCCACTAATGTTCATAACCACACCATTCCAACCATATCTAGCAGCatgtctccctctccctctccatcgCCTTCTTATATTGTCCACCACCATCTTGGCCCATGA